The following proteins come from a genomic window of Hydractinia symbiolongicarpus strain clone_291-10 chromosome 2, HSymV2.1, whole genome shotgun sequence:
- the LOC130630334 gene encoding RB1-inducible coiled-coil protein 1-like: MLHVFLVDIGIMLKFDTELAVNSVGHLMEAIQQTIFVPTKKQVLLSAHGVPLNPSNRVASYVGSGTESLPFYLFSRTTIDSPVPPSPSFNLGSEASLKEEVEKCLKMKPGYETLVARAKLAAEFQRCASEIGENCENLVNDQILQKNGWLAAIANLDHITDAFKTHVDVVKGSFRNFLIAQVQCKKMLQSFQHVFSLLQQLPLLPCLCKGATETPSLLEWISNHDQQSTIQNLLQQCEDFMKQSNTNAVESVFLEAQKILDSVNNVNMKEIKGLTERLASLEGRVTIMKQLIQDQVDMAQGFLQNQMRAEHIGDPSVLPDLCASHQKQLIVLRKNHHQIRENRNLCARAKDELSTNLHTRLRWVTRLEKLIFDCDSKLLAYHTSLKRIKKRLDIFEQVYEAPKMYVLAVLEVLRRKNFSLQFTEWTKTVSESSIVARTEELSKRDNFKQVFGNHFVKNLFPGLDEWPQPFAEEQPTPCDVDLPDVTVEDIKMLQHHVPDLMSELSLSDSLETSIMVRNCLSQSNLTKLIDPKQNKSLEETLQFREQALVENDQLTMSVLKREMSSHPVEQFPLLENVNYETESPSDNADDENTADESEFEPASLRSLSEDKKLITSSDSDMLFHSAELDFSRSNDDLSPVSGKSSSSPIAIKGCVRKISRESQCRSLSPKTLHPPKENVFSLPNIHQGSMTNLTYFTQDMASSINSSRSLSDAIKSTEVARNVSNSAELLKHMKCNVKQLNCQLSVIKEEVKGVNQSWFEEFTSIKRDVLSMVMGKVQAYLDVCVQLAQVNTELDAVVKGKQVLCSEHDSLKLKYDTVKEELKYTKVIHEAEKKASKNIHEELTKQCKDLRDECESLKRTVGNLQESVEKNSNVYKEHNILQTNLDSVKFELEEKEKEIKTLKGVNDDILQELNKKTATYNEIVVKLENEQRKCTLMKLDVDQITIERNALKTELDRVNESTQKSIDEHLEHVSTVNVQIKNLRKVLAEKEAELGQTLQMKDSLETQKQTNFNAVFNKIKKEKDNQIKDLELKLLSLKNDNQTLKHRNENLILEINMHKEAYTQLESDLKKVNDLNANLQEKLTTSINENRLSVEKTEKERLALENNVKELHVNIKELKKEKLRVMQELKTQYDNELEKEKASLLVAFELQKSALEECGKSDHDIRSSTVSIEEGIDELEIDRLQDKVKTLEAENARLKRASFESASSSPKSQRVQRTSELFPVEKLALRNLNVGSFIILCYDDTINQYTALNLAEEKYFLHPESFKTLAETLGTASERRPWLFAYITEKEYCLAKKSNNKFNLPINTYFSRIHVKPYTN, from the exons ATGCTGCATGTATTCTTGGTGGATATTGGCATTATGCTGAAATTTGATACAGAACTTGCTGTAAATAG TGTTGGTCATTTAATGGAAGCAATACAGCAAACAATATTTGTACCTACAAAAAAGCAAGTTTTGCTATCTGCTCATGGTGTACCATTAAATCCTTCAAACAGAGTGGCTAGTTATGTTGGTTCTGGAACA GAAAGTTTGCCATTTTACTTATTCAGCAGAACAACCATTGACTCACCAGTGCCACCATCACCAAGTTTTAATCTTGGTTCAG aagCTTCTCTTAAAGAAGAAGTAGAGAAATGTCTAAAGATGAAACCTGGTTATGAAACCTTGGTGGCAAGAGCGAAGCTTGCTGCA GAATTTCAACGTTGTGCATCAGAAATTGGTGAAAATTGTGAAAACTTGGTAAATGATCAAATCTTGCAGAAGAATGGCTGGCTTGCAGCAATTGCAAATTTGGATCATATTACAGA tgcATTTAAAACTCATGTTGATGTTGTCAAAGGATCTTTTCGAAACTTTCTGATAGCTCAAGTGCAGTGTAAAAAGATGCTACAGTC atTTCAACATGTGTTTTCACTTTTGCAGCAGTTACCATTGTTGCCGTGCTTGTGTAAAGGAGCAACTGAAACTCCTTCTTTGCTTGAATGGATTTCTAATCAT GATCAACAGTCAACAATTCAAAATCTTCTGCAGCAATGTGAAGATTTCATGAAACAG tCCAACACAAATGCTGTGGAATCTGTGTTTTTAGAAGCCCAAAAAATTTTAG ACTCTGTTAATAATGTTAACATGAAAGAAATTAAAGGCCTAACAGAGAGATTAGCAAGTTTAGAAGGGCGAGTCACTATCATGAAACAACTTATTCAGGATCAAGTAGACATGGCCCAG GGGTTTTTGCAAAACCAGATGAGAGCAGAGCACATTGGTGATCCTTCTGTTCTACCTGATCTTTGTGCAAGTCATCAAAAACAACTTATTGTTCTACGAAAAAATCATCATCAGATCAG ggaaaatcgcaATTTATGTGCTCGAGCAAAAGACGAATTATCAACAAATTTGCATACAAGATTAAG ATGGGTGACGCGGttagaaaaattaatatttgattGCGACTCAAAGTTATTAGCGTATCATAcaagtttaaaaagaataaagaaaag GCTGGATATTTTTGAACAAGTCTATGAAGCACCGAAGATGTATGTTTTGGCTGTTTTGGAAGTTCTAAGAAGAAAAAATTTCTCTTTACAATTTACGGAG TGGACCAAAACTGTTTCTGAAAGTTCCATTGTTGCTCGGACAGAAGAATTAAGCAAACGAGACAACTTTAAACAAGTTTTTG gTAACCACTTTGTTAAGAATTTGTTCCCTGGTCTTGACGAGTGGCCTCAACCTTTTGCT GAGGAGCAACCAACGCCATGCGATGTAGATCTACCAGATGTGACTGTGGAGGATATTAAAATGTTGCAACATCATGTACCAGACCTAATGTCGGAATTAAGTTTGTCTGATTCATTGGAAACAAGTATTATGGTTCGTAATTGTTTATCTCAAAGTAACTTAACAAAACTCATTGAccctaaacaaaacaaatcattgGAAGAGACATTACAGTTTCGTGAGCAAGCTTTGGTTGAAAATGATCAACTAACAATGAGTGTGCTGAAGCGTGAAATGTCATCACATCCAGTGGAGCAGTTTCCATTGCTGGAGAATGTCAACTATGAAACAGAATCTCCCAGTGATAATGCAGATGATGAGAATACTGCAGATGAATCTGAATTTGAGCCAGCGTCACTCCGGTCGCTATCAGAAGATAAGAAACTGATTACTTCAAGTGACAGTGACATGCTATTCCATTCCGCAGAATTGGATTTCTCTCGGTCTAATGATGATTTATCTCCTGTGTCTGGGAAATCTAGTTCATCCCCGATAGCTATAAAGGGATGTGTCAGGAAAATCTCACGAGAAAGCCAATGCCGCAGTTTAAGTCCCAAAACACTGCACCCACCAAAGGAGAATGTTTTCTCATTACCTAACATACATCAAGGTAGTATGACTAACTTGACATACTTTACACAAGATATGGCTAGTTCTATCAACAGTAGCAGGTCCTTATCTGATGCTATCAAATCTACAGAAGTTGCAAGAAATGTGTCCAATTCAGCAGAGCTTCTTAAGCATATGAAGTGTAATGTCAAGCAGCTAAATTGTCAACTGTCTGTGATAAAGGAGGAAGTCAAGGGAGTAAACCAGTCATGGTTTGAAGAATTTACTAGCATCAAAAGAGATGTTTTGTCTATGGTAATGGGGAAGGTACAGGCTTACTTAGATGTGTGTGTGCAGTTGGCGCAAGTAAACACAGAGTTAGATGCTGTTGTGAAGGGGAAACAGGTATTATGTTCAGAACACGATTCTCTTAAATTGAAATACGATACTGTTAAAGAAGAGTTAAAATATACCAAAGTTATTCATGAAGCAGAGAAAAAAGCTTCTAAAAATATTCATGAGGAACTAACTAAACAGTGTAAAGATTTGAGAGATGAATGTGAGTCTTTAAAAAGGACAGTGGGAAACTTACAGGAATCTGTTGAAAAAAACTCTAACGTTTATAAAGAGCATAACATTTTGCAAACAAATTTAGACAGTGTTAAATTTGAGCTAGAAGAAAAAGAGAAGGAAATTaagactttaaaaggtgtcaatGATGACATATTGCAGGAGTTAAATAAAAAGACAGCTACATATAATGAAATTGTTGTTAAACTTGAAAATGAACAACGTAAGTGCACTTTGATGAAGTTAGATGTAGATCAAATTACTATCGAACGAAATGCGTTAAAAACTGAATTGGACAGAGTGAATGAATCCACCCAAAAATCAATTGATGAACATCTAGAGCATGTGTCTACTGTTAATGTACAAATTAAAAACTTGCGTAAAGTACTAGCTGAAAAAGAAGCAGAACTTGGGCAAACATTACAAATGAAGGACTCGTtggaaacacaaaaacaaacaaactttaacGCTGTGTTCAATAAGATCAAAAAGGAGAAGGACAATCAAATCAAAGATTTAGAATTAAAGTTACttagtttaaaaaatgataatcaAACGTTAAAACatagaaatgaaaatttaataCTTGAAATCAACATGCATAAGGAAGCGTACACACAACTCGAGAGTGACTTGAAAAAAGTCAATGATTTAAATGCAAACTTACAGGAAAAATTAACAACATCAATAAATGAAAATCGATTGAGTGTTGAGAAGACAGAGAAAGAGAGACTTGCATTAGAAAATAATGTTAAAGAACTACATGTAAATATTAAGGAGTTGAAGAAAGAGAAGTTAAGGGTTATGCAGGAATTAAAAACACAATACGATAATGAGTTAGAGAAAGAGAAAGCTTCCTTGCTTGTAGCTTTTGAACTTCAAAAATCTGCTTTAGAGGAATGTGGAAAATCGGATCATGATATCCGATCTTCAACTGTTTCCATAGA AGAAGGAATAGATGAACTGGAAATTGATAGACTTCAAGATAAAGTAAAAACATTGGAAGCAGAAAACGCAAGATTAAAAAGAGCTTCATTCGAAA GTGCGTCAAGTAGCCCAAAAAGCCAGCgg GTACAAAGAACTTCAGAATTATTTCCTGTAGAAAAATTGGCATTACGGAA TTTGAATGTTGGTAGTTTTATCATTTTGTGTTACGATGACACAATAAATCAATACACAGCATTGAATTTGGCAGAGGAGAAATATTTCTTGCATCCCGAGTCCTTCAAAACATTAGCTGAAACATTAG
- the LOC130630336 gene encoding degenerin mec-4-like, producing the protein MKEENNNMEGKENNKIELSYTTEDDEDEINYQQLFANFASNTTAHGFGQITLTQNIPIKVFWILTLLACHIVLYFQITPLVEQYSRKPTSTKIYLQDETSTYFPVIVLCNENAIKLEKLGSLEALLNNKTVNSKSANSTQIVVQNRTQYSYRIYDDYGNFTEHYYYVNDSLTVEDEFFTQTEFKKKYKSSIDALVLLDKDELFEYGTSLDEMVVSCQWKFKECLSNEAGAFWHKFWHWKYGTCHVFNSGLSQNGTEEDILSVSSPGPDNALSLTLFINQSQYNPNVTDAAGIRFYIGDQGKLYSPYAQGHSLSPGSSYFVGVRKRNIIRVDPFQNDTCKKHHKTNLQNPVTQNVLTKYSKELCKYLCLAETQLYYCGCIEYYLPKTVSENETCTSESQRLCTAKPHENFTIANAECITKCTPPCNEISYSTQISMQKYPNLKYEEVDSNKLFSVQKGDIDYLKVTFYYETMETEVWEDEEVYGIVNLLADIGGQLGLFSGYSVFTMIEFLFFFFYIGAHTVYFIIPRRRIAYQG; encoded by the coding sequence ATGAAAGAAGAGAACAACAACATGGAaggaaaagaaaataataaaattgaattATCATACACAACGGAAGATGATGAAGATGAAATAAACTACCAACAACTGTTTGCAAATTTCGCATCGAATACTACAGCACATGGATTTGGTCAAATAACACTGACACAAAATATACCAATAAAGGTGTTTTGGATTTTAACCTTGCTCGCATGTCATATAGTGTTATACTTCCAAATCACACCATTAGTGGAACAGTATTCAAGAAAACCAACAAGCACAAAGATCTATCTTCAGGATGAAACATCCACTTATTTTCCTGTTATTGTTCTCTGTAATGAAAATGCAATAAAATTGGAAAAACTGGGGAGTCTAGAGGCATTGCTAAATAATAAAACAGTAAATAGCAAGTCAGCCAACTCTACTCAAATCGTTGTACAAAATCGTACACAATATTCCTACAGAATATACGATGATTATGGAAATTTCACAGAACATTATTACTATGTAAATGATTCCCTAACAGTAGAGGAtgaattttttacacaaactgAATTTAAGAAGAAGTACAAATCATCCATTGATGCACTTGTACTTCTTGATAAAGACGAGTTGTTTGAATATGGTACAAGTTTGGACGAAATGGTTGTGTCTTGTCAATGGAAATTTAAAGAGTGTTTATCAAATGAGGCTGGAGCCTTTTGGCACAAGTTCTGGCATTGGAAGTATGGCACTTGCCATGTGTTTAACTCTGGTCTGTCACAAAATGGCACAGAAGAAGATATCTTAAGTGTCAGCAGCCCGGGTCCTGATAATGCATTGAGTTTAACTCTTTTTATAAATCAATCCCAGTATAATCCCAATGTCACTGATGCTGCTGGCATTCGGTTTTATATTGGAGATCAAGGAAAACTCTACTCCCCTTATGCTCAAGGACACAGCTTGTCGCCGGGATCCTCGTATTTTGTAGGAGTAAGAAAGAGAAACATAATACGTGTGGACCCTTTTCAAAATGATACTTGCAAAAAGCACCATAAAACTAATTTACAAAATCCAGTCACACAAAATGTATTAACAAAATACAGCAAAGAACTTTGCAAATACTTGTGTTTAGCAGAAACACAACTTTATTATTGTGGTTGTATTGAATATTATTTGCCTAAAACTGTATCGGAAAATGAAACATGCACGTCCGAAAGTCAGCGGTTGTGCACAGCCAAGCCTCATGAAAATTTTACGATTGCCAATGCTGAGTGCATAACAAAGTGCACTCCGCCATGTAACGAAATTTCTTACAGCACACAAATTTCCATGCAAAAATACCCAAACCTTAAATACGAAGAAGTGGACAGTAATAAACTATTTTCTGTTCAAAAAGGAGACAttgattatttaaaagttaCTTTCTACTATGAAACTATGGAAACTGAAGTTTGGGAAGATGAAGAGGTTTATGGTATTGTGAATCTTCTTGCAGACATTGGTGGTCAATTGGGATTATTTTCAGGTTATTCAGTTTTCACCATGATtgaatttcttttcttctttttttatatcgGAGCCCATACAGTTTATTTCATCATCCCTCGAAGACGAATAGCTTATCAAGGCTAA
- the LOC130630010 gene encoding uncharacterized protein LOC130630010 produces MINFPCGVCGKSVNSNHKAIQCDICKFWIHIKCNGLNADDYISLQNSDELWFCCKCINKILPFGSTTPPLVYDKSLSSMEMKRFLSQLNSIEINEVPHPETMGGVNCKYYDPIEFSALQVNSDKFSLFHMNIASLSKHIDELKILLGQLGHDFSVIGITETKFQTKIPPINCDLSGYSFTHTPTEGEKGGALLYIPNHLQFIERPDLDTLAYKSKELESKFIEIILAKDRNMIVGCIYRHPSMSVDEFNNHFLLPLLEKASSDNKSIFLLGDFNIDLLKSETVKEVSDYIDITSQFNLLPHIILPTRVTEVSSTIIDNIYFSSAKWDTVSGNIISSISDHFPQFLVLKNLSAINPLHTSDDIFVHDWKKFHHNDFLTELHNKNWDDILQLNVDDPNLSFNNFYNCINSLLVNHAPLKKTCNKKRKKKSNPWITNGILTSIIKRDHLHKCFLREKDPLLKSSLLESFKKYRNKIVSLCRMSKSNFLNKYFSNNQKNIGNIWKGVKNIISVRSSVSASPTCMNINNSVVTDPVTIANSFNDYFASIADNIRMNIPFTRKHFSSFLKNSTSNSMFLSPTDDLEVLHCISSLDPGKSSGPFSIPAHILTLVKSELSIPLSKLINLSFTTGIFPTNLKTAKTIPIYKKGSKLELTNYRPISLLSNIDKIYEKIIYKRVYGFLEANNALYKHQFGFRKNYSTSQTLLNISQKIMDALDKGNYACGVFIDLQKAFDTVDHEILLKKLFHYGIRGIPLSLFKSYLTGRQQFVSINGNISTSNLIRHGVPQGSVLGPLLFLIYINDLHCSINFSLVHHFADDTNLLNFSKSLKQLAKQMNFDLKLLCHWLNANKISLNASKTEYIVFKHTRKPLNYDFRLFINGKRLIPSNCIKYLGVLLDSDLSWKSQINDTVAKLKRANGALAKLRHFVPLNVLILVYYAIFHSHLLMSFESRRASSSHLYGNLELLKFSDIVKCHNILFLHKLFHEKLPASILNTFAVDFTHAQGTRAEKIGLINLPTFNTISFDMLPVNFNSGRLCDVEKNGKEYVTQVWCKLCTKYLNVLMSTPTVKGPPISSLKAFTKGATVVTKHQACNHHCMPLLIWESDVPYMGDFAPDQA; encoded by the exons atgataaattttccgTGTGGTGTCTGTGGAAAGTCTGTTAATTCAAATCATAAGGCTATTCAGTGTGATATTTGTAAATTCTGGATTCATATTAAATGCAATGGTCTCAATGCTGATGATTATATATCTCTCCAAAACTCTGATGAACTTTGGTTCTGTtgtaaatgtatcaacaaaattcTCCCCTTTGGCTCAACAACTCCCCCCTTAGTTTATGACAAGAGTCTTTCCTCTATGGAAATGAAAAGGTTTCTCTCCCAGCTCAACTCTATTGAAATCAACGAGGTCCCCCATCCTGAAACCATGGGTGGTGTCAACTGCAAATATTACGATCCAATTGAATTCTCTGCCCTTCAAGTTAATTCTGATAAATTCTCCCTTTTTCATATGAATATCGCCTCTCTGTCTAAACATATTGATGAACTAAAGATTCTGTTAGGTCAACTTGGGCATGACTTCAGTGTTATTGGTATCACTGAGACCAAATTCCAGACTAAAATCCCACCTATTAACTGCGATCTATCGGGTTATTCCTTCACGCACACACCTACTGAAGGTGAAAAGGGTGGTGCTCTTTTGTACATCCCTAATCACTTGCAATTTATTGAACGTCCCGACCTGGATACTCTTGCATATAAAAGCAAGGAGCTTGAAtctaaattcattgaaattataCTGGCCAAAGATAGAAACATGATTGTTGGATGCATCTACAGACATCCCTCGATGTCTGTTGATGAGTTCaacaatcattttttattgcctCTTCTTGAGAAAGCGTCTTCAGATAACAAGTCTATCTTCCTCCTTGGAGACTTTAATATTGACCTTCTAAAGTCTGAAACAGTCAAAGAAGTGTCCGATTACATCGATATTACTTCGCAATTTAACTTACTCCCGCATATAATTCTTCCCACAAGAGTTACTGAAGTTTCTAGCACGATTattgataatatttattttagttcagCCAAGTGGGACACTGTGTCTGGTAATATTATAAGTTCAATATCTGACCATTTCCCTCAGTTCTTAGTCTTAAAAAACTTGTCTGCAATCAATCCTTTGCACACCTCTGATGATATATTTGTTCATGATTGGAAGAAATTTCATCACAATGACTTTCTCACCgaacttcacaataaaaattgggATGATATCCTACAATTGAATGTAGATGATCCCAACTTATCgtttaacaatttttacaatTGTATCAACAGTCTATTGGTCAATCATGCTcctctaaaaaaaacatgcaacaaaaaaagaaaaaaaaaatccaatcctTGGATTACTAATGGTATCCTTACCTCAATAATCAAAAGAGACCATCTGCATAAATGCTTTTTAAGAGAGAAAGATCCACTTTTAAAGTCTTCCTTGCTagagagttttaaaaagtaccGCAACAAAATTGTATCTCTATGTAGAATGAGTAAGAGTAATTTCCtcaataaatattttagcaataaccaaaaaaatattggcaaTATTTGGAAAggggttaaaaatattatttctgttcGTTCTTCTGTTTCTGCTTCTCCCACCTGTATGAACATTAATAACTCTGTTGTAACTGATCCAGTGACAATTGCTAATTCTTTTAATGATTACTTTGCTTCAATTGCAGATAACATCAGAATGAATATCCCGTTCACTCGAAAACATTTCTcctcttttctaaaaaattctacTTCTAATTCGATGTTTCTTTCACCAACTGATGATTTAGAAGTTCTGCATTGCATTTCTTCCCTTGACCCTGGTAAATCTTCTGGGCCATTCAGTATTCCTGCCCATATTTTAACTCTTGTTAAATCTGAATTATCTATACCACTTTCAAAACTTATTAATTTGTCTTTCACAACTGGTATTTTTCCTACAAACCTAAAAACTGCCAAGACCATccctatttataaaaaaggGTCCAAATTAGAATTAACAAATTACCGACCTATATCCTTACTctcaaatattgataaaatatatgaaaaaatcatATACAAACGAGTGTATGGTTTTCTCGAAGCAAACAACGCCCTCTACAAGCATCAATTTGGCTTTAGGAAAAATTACTCGACTTCTCAAACACTTCTGAACATCTCTCAAAAAATTATGGATGctcttgataaaggaaattatGCATGTGGAGTGTTCATTGATCTTCAAAAGGCTTTTGATACggttgatcatgaaattttgcttaaaaagctttttcactATGGAATTCGTGGTATCCCACTCTCACTATTTAAGTCTTACTTAACAGGACGTCAACAGTTTGTATCCATCAATGGAAATATATCAACTAGTAATCTTATCAGGCATGGTGTCCCTCAGGGCTCTGTTTTAGgacctcttttatttttaatttatattaacgACCTGCATTgttcaattaatttttctttggtgCATCACTTTGCTGATGACACCAATCTCTTAAACTTCAGTAAATCTTTGAAACAACTGGCCAAACAAATGAATTTTGACCTCAAGCTTCTTTGCCATTGGCTCAATGCCAATAAAATTTCTCTTAATGCTAGTAAGACTGAgtacattgtttttaaacatacaCGGAAACCTCTTAATTACGATTTTAGGCTTTTTATCAATGGTAAAAGGCTTATACCTAGTAATTGtattaaatatcttggtgttCTATTAGATTCTGATTTAAGCTGGAAGTCTCAGATCAATGATACTGTTGCCAAGCTCAAGAGGGCCAATGGAGCTTTAGCTAAACTTCGTCACTTTGTGCCTTTAAATGTTCTTATTCTAGTTTactatgccatttttcattcacactt ACTCATGTCTTTTGAATCTCGAAGAGCATCATCCAGTCACCTGTATGGTAATCTTGAGCTCCTCAAATTCTCTGATATTGTCAAATGtcacaatattctatttttacataaactatttcatgaaaaattgcCTGCTTCTATCCTTAATACATTTGCGGTTGACTTCACCCATGCTCAAGGCACTCGGGCAGAGAAAATTGGTTTGATCAATCTCCCTACCTTTAATACTATTTCTTTTG ATATGTTGCCAGTTAACTTCAATTCTGGTCGTTTATGTGAT GTGGAAAAAAATGGCAAGGAGTACGTTACGCAAGTTTGGTGCAAGCTCTGCACCAAATATTTGAACGTCTTGATGAGCACTCCAACTGTGAAAGGGCCCCCTATTTCATCACTGAAAGCCTTCACTAAGGGTGCCACTGTCGTAACAAAACATCAG GCGTGTAATCATCATTGCATGCCATTACTAATTTGGGAGAGTGATGTACCGTACATGGGTGATTTTGCTCCTGACCAGGCCTGA
- the LOC130630012 gene encoding uncharacterized protein K02A2.6-like → MRSIPVPSLPWQIVSQDLFEYENKDYLVTVCHFSDWIEVDHLPNTLASTVVRHTTAHFSRYGIPEICHTDNGPQFISNEFKNFAKQYGFHHTRSAPYYPKGNGRAEAAVKVAKNMLKKSQDFQIALLNYRNTPQQGHLSSPAQRMMNRRTRTMLPTSKSALLPSPIDVANTTQQIIDKRRTAKEIYDPHSGPVHDKPDVGTYAYAKPPPQKRGQPWTYGRIIRKNDMSYTLQTPQNTIITRNRVHIKPAAAPSGPLSIHKTVIVQPQHTTVKTRLDQITPAHNQAPVTHVARPLPSERPRSSPQAKQASIEDSSMTPIRPQRTTKLPTRLKDYVMS, encoded by the coding sequence ATGCGATCAATTCCTGTTCCGTCACTCCCTTGGCAAATTGTTAGCCAAGATCTGTTTGAATACGAGAATAAGGACTATCTGGTCACAGTATGCCACTTCTCTGACTGGATTGAAGTTGATCACTTACCAAACACCCTTGCTTCTACTGTTGTAAGGCACACCACAGCACACTTTTCGCGTTATGGGATCCCTGAAATATGCCATACAGACAATGGACCACAGTTCATCAGCAACGAGTTCAAGAATTTCGCCAAACAATATGGCTTTCACCATACTCGCTCTGCTCCATATTACCCAAAAGGGAATGGGCGTGCTGAAGCTGCAGTCAAAGTTGCAAAAAACATGCTCAAAAAGTCTCAAGACTTCCAAATAGCGCTTCTAAACTACAGAAATACTCCGCAACAGGGACACTTGAGTTCCCCTGCACAAAGAATGATGAACCGAAGAACCCGAACTATGCTACCAACCTCAAAGTCTGCACTTTTACCATCACCCATAGACGTAGCCAATACAACACAACAGATAATTGACAAACGAAGAACAGCCAAGGAAATATACGACCCTCATTCAGGACCAGTTCACGACAAACCAGACGTTGGCACATACGCATATGCTAAACCACCTCCACAAAAACGGGGACAACCATGGACGTATGGACGAATAATCAGAAAAAATGACATGTCGTATACCTTGCAAACACCACAGAATACCATTATCACAAGAAACCGGGTTCACATCAAACCAGCGGCAGCACCATCCGGGCCACTGAGCATACATAAAACTGTCATCGTACAACCTCAACATACCACAGTCAAAACACGGTTGGATCAAATAACACCTGCACACAATCAAGCACCTGTAACCCATGTAGCACGACCTCTTCCATCTGAACGACCACGTAGCAGTCCACAAGCAAAGCAAGCCTCAATCGAAGATTCGTCCATGACACCAATAAGGCCACAGAGAACAACTAAATTACCAA